Proteins encoded together in one Rossellomorea sp. y25 window:
- a CDS encoding PIG-L family deacetylase, with amino-acid sequence MRVVYLSLILLLFTLLSACTLFEKEPETSVFYAPHADDETLSLGPSILRQIDKGNEVAVVLLSHGEASQSINKVNENLQEKNLPPISKEEFGDSRVKEFKKSVEELGVKPENVFVYDLSDGDIKEDEVMTIMKEMNKRYPEARHHALSYHDPHRDHAASGAALKKLVEDGTIQSALYYLPVQEFENLEYDDTYPVPDDLSDEYKNSLDAYRIWKPDEGFYRIGYTSVKSYFVDAGKYGESRWHR; translated from the coding sequence ATGCGAGTTGTCTATCTATCTCTCATTTTATTATTATTCACGTTACTAAGCGCCTGTACCCTTTTTGAAAAAGAACCTGAAACCTCTGTCTTTTATGCACCACACGCGGACGACGAAACACTCAGTTTAGGTCCTTCCATCCTGCGTCAAATCGACAAGGGAAATGAAGTAGCCGTGGTGCTCCTCTCACATGGTGAAGCCAGCCAGTCAATCAACAAAGTCAATGAGAACTTACAAGAAAAGAATCTGCCACCCATTTCAAAGGAAGAGTTCGGTGACTCACGGGTAAAGGAATTTAAGAAGTCCGTTGAAGAATTGGGAGTCAAACCAGAGAATGTTTTCGTATATGACCTTTCCGATGGAGATATCAAAGAAGATGAAGTCATGACGATCATGAAGGAAATGAACAAACGCTATCCTGAAGCAAGACATCATGCCTTATCCTATCATGACCCTCACAGAGACCATGCCGCATCAGGAGCAGCCTTAAAAAAACTGGTTGAGGACGGGACCATTCAATCGGCACTTTACTATCTCCCGGTTCAAGAATTTGAGAATTTGGAGTATGACGACACTTATCCTGTGCCTGATGATCTTAGTGATGAGTATAAGAACAGTTTGGATGCTTATCGGATTTGGAAGCCTGATGAAGGATTTTATCGGATTGGGTATACCTCGGTGAAGTCTTATTTTGTGGACGCTGGGAAGTATGGGGAGAGTCGTTGGCATAGGTAG